Proteins encoded by one window of Halobacteriovoraceae bacterium:
- a CDS encoding metallophosphoesterase, whose amino-acid sequence MKIMTISDCHISYEKGDTYNLLMTKLTEGLTLELDFLIFLGDVFDLLIGSYDEYLKIFSEFFELISTLSARTQIVFIEGNHDVHFEGLLKKMSSSNQIILRKDSFWIKDKNKILFFCHGDLIVENDLLYVSWRRFLSSRFMKYMLEIFFVFKDVERIGGRMSQNSRNRNKDRYSDRIDHKVQEKYRTKLMDFAKENGIDYLFAGHSHIKENFEYNNSFYLNNGLFPREKVVIFYDDGSISYK is encoded by the coding sequence ATGAAAATAATGACCATATCAGATTGCCATATCTCCTATGAAAAAGGAGATACCTATAATTTATTAATGACAAAGCTTACCGAAGGACTAACCTTAGAACTTGATTTTTTAATTTTCTTAGGAGATGTCTTTGATTTATTAATTGGAAGTTATGATGAATATTTGAAAATATTTTCAGAATTTTTCGAATTAATCAGTACACTTAGTGCTAGAACTCAAATTGTTTTCATTGAAGGAAATCATGACGTTCATTTTGAAGGCCTGTTAAAAAAAATGAGTTCTTCAAATCAGATTATTCTACGTAAAGATTCTTTTTGGATTAAGGATAAGAATAAAATTTTATTTTTTTGTCATGGAGATCTTATTGTAGAAAATGATCTTTTGTATGTTTCATGGAGGCGTTTTTTGTCGAGTCGATTTATGAAATATATGCTGGAAATCTTTTTTGTGTTCAAAGATGTTGAAAGAATTGGGGGCAGAATGTCCCAAAACTCAAGAAATAGAAATAAAGATCGATATAGTGATCGTATTGACCACAAAGTTCAGGAAAAATACAGAACAAAACTGATGGACTTTGCAAAAGAAAATGGAATTGATTATCTTTTTGCAGGACATTCGCATATAAAAGAAAATTTTGAATATAATAACAGCTTTTATCTCAATAATGGTCTATTCCCACGTGAAAAAGTAGTGATCTTTTACGATGATGGGAGCATTTCATACAAATAG
- a CDS encoding flagellin FliC, with amino-acid sequence MGLRIATNVASEQVRANLSRVSRTADDQLTKLSSGKRINKSADDAAGLAIATNLGATIGGLKQARRNANDGIAMVQVAEGGLNEITNIMTRLRELSIQAGSDTVGDHERSLLNEEYKQLTEEVDRIANSTKFNGFKILAGDGAGTLDIHVGADADKVNTIQFDSDTANATNDHLGIGGLTVETKDDALDAIESVDEALTTISSQRAILGSVQSRLQSTVNNLSVQVINQSNAKSVIQDVDVAEAVSDLASGNVLKQSGIATLAQANNLPNSALRLIG; translated from the coding sequence ATGGGTTTAAGAATTGCGACTAATGTGGCCTCAGAACAGGTTCGAGCGAATCTTTCTAGAGTGTCAAGGACTGCCGATGATCAGCTTACCAAGCTATCAAGCGGTAAACGTATTAACAAGTCAGCAGATGATGCTGCTGGTCTAGCGATCGCGACAAACTTAGGAGCAACTATCGGTGGTTTGAAGCAAGCTAGAAGAAACGCCAACGACGGTATTGCCATGGTGCAAGTTGCCGAAGGAGGTTTGAATGAGATCACAAACATTATGACTAGACTTAGAGAACTCTCAATTCAAGCTGGTTCAGATACAGTTGGTGATCACGAAAGAAGTCTTCTAAATGAAGAGTATAAACAATTAACTGAAGAAGTTGATCGAATTGCAAATTCAACTAAATTCAACGGTTTCAAAATTCTCGCAGGTGATGGCGCTGGTACATTAGATATTCACGTCGGAGCAGATGCAGATAAAGTAAACACTATTCAATTTGATTCAGATACAGCTAATGCTACAAATGATCACTTAGGGATAGGAGGACTTACTGTTGAGACCAAAGATGATGCACTAGATGCAATTGAGAGTGTTGATGAGGCATTAACAACTATATCATCCCAACGGGCCATTTTAGGTTCTGTTCAATCAAGACTTCAATCTACTGTTAATAACTTAAGTGTTCAAGTTATAAACCAAAGTAATGCGAAGTCAGTTATACAAGACGTTGATGTTGCTGAAGCCGTTTCAGACCTTGCTTCAGGAAACGTTTTAAAACAATCGGGTATCGCTACATTAGCACAAGCTAACAATCTTCCAAATTCTGCCTTAAGGCTGATTGGATAA
- a CDS encoding glycosyltransferase family 9 protein: MNVNNSKIAFIQLARFGDIVQLINAVQGLKQSNQNLELILICRTQFYKPLKSIVDQYFDKVFDIATHEFLLEENLEGIEETIDTFLNTLNKEQIDVLINCTYSEASNYLTALIHCNHKLGPYYNQSNQLIIKDHWSRFIYSNVLETKLNPFNIVDIFKNIIGHRNKNFNTTKTFTDLKKITVAIHPHASHTRKIWPSHKWTEVIYQLCKNSNVEKVLLLGSDKDISRTHEILSSQLVDNYKSKIINHTGKISVVDTHHLFQEIDLFIGHDSMVSHIAALNKVQTLTIPLGTVRPIETAPYLNGAVVVSPKTECFPCFASQACEFPACHNDVSPQAVSIIAKNIIDHGQLDFDALSKDLSIFHSSSIDVNVVHFDVFGLMYFKRSKEYEYDSVEILRSFYKMAWYFIFNDIESNIPFPHISSTVYQKLFSTVDGLKYLYELCEFGKKYSKFILEELTLDDSNLEKINEYSKKIEEIDLMQMAVSNQYPLLSPISNYYHVSKGQLPGSTVVELSQSSFYLFQEYASVVSVMYDLIEKTLQNYKIKINNSRPKER; this comes from the coding sequence ATGAACGTAAATAATTCAAAAATTGCTTTTATTCAACTTGCTCGTTTTGGTGACATTGTTCAATTAATTAATGCAGTTCAAGGACTAAAACAGTCCAATCAAAATCTTGAGCTGATATTAATTTGCAGGACACAATTTTATAAACCACTTAAGAGCATAGTTGATCAATATTTTGATAAAGTTTTTGACATAGCCACTCATGAATTTTTACTCGAAGAAAATTTAGAGGGAATAGAAGAAACAATTGATACTTTTTTGAATACACTTAACAAAGAACAAATTGATGTATTAATTAATTGCACTTACTCTGAAGCTTCAAATTACCTCACTGCTTTGATACATTGTAACCACAAACTTGGGCCCTATTATAATCAATCAAATCAACTCATTATAAAAGATCACTGGTCAAGATTTATTTACTCAAACGTCCTTGAAACTAAACTAAACCCCTTTAATATAGTGGATATTTTTAAAAATATTATTGGCCATAGAAATAAAAACTTCAACACAACAAAAACATTCACAGATTTAAAAAAAATTACAGTGGCCATACACCCGCATGCGAGTCACACAAGAAAGATCTGGCCGTCACACAAATGGACAGAAGTTATCTATCAACTTTGCAAAAACTCAAATGTAGAAAAAGTACTTTTACTTGGTTCAGATAAAGATATTTCAAGAACTCATGAAATTTTATCATCGCAATTGGTAGATAACTATAAGTCTAAAATTATAAATCACACTGGCAAAATAAGCGTTGTAGACACACATCATCTTTTTCAAGAAATAGATTTATTTATTGGGCATGACTCAATGGTGTCTCATATTGCCGCACTTAATAAGGTTCAAACCCTTACGATTCCTCTTGGCACAGTGAGACCAATTGAGACAGCGCCATATCTTAATGGTGCCGTTGTCGTTTCCCCAAAAACGGAGTGCTTTCCTTGTTTTGCAAGTCAAGCTTGTGAATTTCCGGCCTGCCATAATGATGTTTCGCCCCAAGCAGTTTCGATCATTGCTAAAAATATTATTGATCATGGACAATTAGATTTTGATGCATTATCAAAAGATTTATCAATATTTCACTCTTCAAGTATTGATGTAAACGTCGTTCATTTCGACGTTTTTGGTCTCATGTATTTTAAAAGATCTAAGGAATATGAATACGATTCGGTTGAAATTCTTCGTTCTTTTTATAAAATGGCCTGGTATTTCATTTTCAATGATATTGAATCAAACATTCCGTTTCCACACATAAGTTCAACTGTTTACCAAAAACTTTTCTCAACAGTTGATGGACTCAAATATCTATATGAACTTTGTGAGTTCGGGAAAAAATATTCAAAATTTATTTTAGAAGAACTTACTTTGGATGATTCAAATTTAGAGAAGATCAATGAATATTCAAAGAAAATTGAAGAAATAGATCTAATGCAAATGGCCGTTTCAAATCAGTACCCACTGCTCAGTCCTATTTCTAATTACTACCATGTCTCAAAGGGTCAATTGCCAGGCTCTACTGTTGTAGAACTGTCACAATCAAGCTTTTATTTATTCCAAGAATATGCATCCGTTGTTTCTGTGATGTATGACCTTATTGAAAAAACACTTCAGAACTATAAAATTAAAATCAATAATTCTCGACCGAAGGAAAGATAA
- a CDS encoding HAMP domain-containing histidine kinase, whose translation MAKGNPTETLPSYSRYQREINSNTKHFFQSLDDFFKSDTNFKNSALEKILKNPDLSVQKFLNKILCSNELRSYQTIQILVHKKGERTCKNFSYSRNGEFTSNLKEVSQFSSLFSTLKKSKNKIFDQTSLNNLLISSIGTFLAKTANFSDQSIILALSRNDFLRPTPEEINSFNQFSYLICFHLSSIFRSFNFLNSLELFTILKKELDSGPNGIFSEIKTFAPELYHFERLQVLGELLNTLKHELSNPLFGINLTLELLQHEFSEETENDILSLMDNCQRCEKIIEDYSKIYSNSSIHIKTYLNEIIRNTITLTKSFTKPSSIAVIYQTDILDEFTINTNPTWLSQVFFNLIINAAQSFESIENNKNKSIYIKSKFSSVKNQIEIIFDDNGPGIPDEIIDKIFQQFFTTKPNGTGLGLSVCKNLINKLDGDILLEKTSCLGTIFKITLPTNLQ comes from the coding sequence ATGGCAAAAGGAAACCCTACAGAAACTTTACCATCATACTCTCGATATCAACGAGAAATAAATTCCAATACTAAACATTTTTTTCAATCTCTTGATGATTTTTTTAAGTCTGATACAAATTTCAAAAATTCGGCGTTAGAAAAAATATTAAAGAATCCAGATTTATCAGTTCAAAAATTTCTTAACAAGATTCTATGCTCTAATGAACTTAGAAGTTATCAGACTATACAAATTCTCGTTCATAAAAAAGGGGAAAGAACTTGTAAAAATTTTTCCTACTCTAGAAATGGAGAATTTACCTCTAATTTAAAAGAAGTCTCTCAATTTTCTTCATTATTTAGTACTTTAAAAAAAAGTAAAAACAAAATATTTGATCAAACATCATTAAATAATTTACTCATCTCTTCTATCGGGACATTTCTAGCAAAAACTGCAAATTTTTCTGATCAATCTATTATTCTTGCACTATCAAGAAATGATTTTTTAAGACCAACTCCAGAAGAAATAAATTCTTTTAATCAATTCAGCTATCTTATCTGCTTTCACCTTTCTTCAATTTTTAGAAGCTTTAATTTTCTCAACTCTCTGGAGCTCTTTACAATTCTAAAAAAAGAATTAGACTCTGGGCCAAATGGCATTTTTTCTGAAATTAAAACATTTGCACCAGAACTCTACCATTTTGAAAGATTACAAGTTCTTGGTGAATTGTTAAATACTCTTAAGCATGAGCTATCAAATCCATTGTTTGGAATAAATCTCACTCTTGAATTGCTTCAACATGAATTTAGTGAAGAAACTGAAAATGATATCTTATCACTCATGGATAATTGTCAGAGATGTGAAAAGATTATTGAGGACTACTCAAAAATTTATTCAAACTCTTCTATCCACATAAAAACTTACTTAAATGAAATAATTAGAAACACAATTACGTTAACGAAAAGTTTTACAAAACCCAGTTCAATTGCTGTTATCTATCAAACTGATATTTTAGATGAATTTACAATTAACACTAATCCTACATGGCTCTCTCAAGTTTTTTTCAATCTTATTATTAATGCGGCCCAATCTTTTGAAAGTATTGAAAACAATAAAAATAAAAGTATCTATATAAAATCCAAATTTTCATCAGTAAAAAATCAAATTGAGATCATTTTTGATGATAATGGCCCTGGGATTCCTGATGAAATTATCGATAAAATATTTCAACAATTTTTTACAACTAAGCCAAATGGTACTGGTTTAGGCCTATCTGTGTGCAAAAATCTGATTAATAAGCTAGATGGTGATATTTTACTAGAAAAAACGTCATGTTTAGGTACTATATTCAAAATTACTTTACCAACGAATTTACAATAA
- a CDS encoding AAA family ATPase translates to MKDDGLFIDQLYLQNFATFESERIFFGKGMNVIVGETGSGKSLILDALSILFGGRAEKSMIRKSAEFSVLEVNFHVTDLSVCDYLTRIGHPVLDNQIIIKRIIHKKTGTKTFLNHQVCTSENLKKFSRRFVDLVGQFENQKLLSPNYLLNLVDKFSKNEISLKKYQHLFYELQEETKRFNSLNADYLNVETEKDFLLFQKKEIELVSPEIDEDILLAKKKEELLQQRSNTQSIEEAIDFLSGDNDYNILNQLNSLNSIFSKLDDLGSFKNKLIEIQAALEDLSYELAKNLRESDHDEQEYIHIIDRLDSIQKIKRKYGPKLCNVHEKLILIASRLKYLEDLEHSIKTSQKKILDLKKEAFEIAESLHHSRLLAAEKLSKLLTKAIQSLNMSGATLRFEILKKEELNISGFSELDFFAETNPGEGEFKVRKTASGGELSRILLALRQILSSKDSVSIFLFDEIDSGIGGKTAICIGSSLHTVSTHSQVLAITHLPQIIKFAGHIINVEKTSIGKKDNQRTISKIDIVKDKNQFINTITEH, encoded by the coding sequence ATGAAAGATGATGGACTTTTTATAGATCAACTCTATCTGCAAAACTTTGCAACTTTTGAGTCTGAGCGAATTTTTTTCGGCAAAGGAATGAATGTCATTGTTGGAGAGACAGGTTCAGGAAAAAGTTTAATTTTGGATGCATTGAGCATTTTATTTGGAGGACGAGCTGAAAAGAGCATGATTAGAAAATCAGCTGAGTTTTCTGTTCTTGAAGTAAACTTTCATGTAACTGATCTTTCTGTATGCGATTATTTAACCCGCATTGGACATCCTGTACTTGATAATCAAATTATCATTAAAAGAATTATTCATAAAAAAACGGGTACAAAAACTTTTTTAAACCATCAGGTTTGTACATCGGAAAATCTAAAAAAATTTTCTCGCCGTTTTGTAGATCTCGTCGGACAATTTGAAAATCAAAAACTCCTCTCACCTAATTATCTCCTTAATCTTGTGGATAAGTTTTCTAAAAACGAAATTTCATTAAAAAAATACCAACATCTTTTCTATGAGCTACAAGAAGAAACGAAAAGATTTAATTCTTTAAACGCTGACTATCTTAACGTTGAGACAGAAAAAGATTTTCTCTTATTTCAAAAGAAAGAAATTGAACTTGTTTCTCCTGAAATAGATGAAGATATTCTTCTTGCAAAGAAAAAAGAAGAACTATTGCAACAAAGGAGCAATACTCAATCAATTGAAGAGGCCATAGATTTTCTTTCAGGAGATAATGATTATAATATTTTAAATCAACTGAATTCTTTAAACTCAATATTTTCAAAGTTAGATGACTTAGGAAGCTTTAAAAACAAACTGATCGAAATACAAGCAGCTCTTGAAGATCTCTCTTATGAATTAGCAAAGAATCTTAGAGAATCAGATCATGATGAACAAGAATATATTCACATAATAGATCGATTGGATTCAATTCAAAAAATCAAAAGAAAATATGGCCCAAAACTTTGCAACGTGCATGAAAAACTCATTTTAATTGCCTCGCGCTTAAAATATTTAGAAGATTTAGAACATTCTATTAAAACGTCACAAAAAAAGATTTTAGATCTTAAAAAAGAAGCTTTTGAAATCGCGGAAAGTTTACATCATTCAAGGCTTCTTGCCGCTGAAAAACTCTCAAAACTTCTCACAAAGGCAATACAGAGTTTAAATATGTCTGGAGCTACACTAAGGTTTGAAATTTTAAAAAAAGAAGAATTGAATATTTCAGGTTTCAGTGAATTGGATTTTTTTGCTGAAACAAATCCTGGAGAAGGAGAATTTAAAGTAAGAAAAACTGCTTCAGGAGGAGAACTCTCAAGAATTCTCCTGGCCCTAAGACAAATTTTATCTTCAAAAGATTCTGTCTCAATTTTTCTTTTTGATGAAATTGACTCTGGAATTGGAGGAAAAACAGCAATTTGTATAGGAAGTTCACTCCATACTGTTTCAACTCATTCTCAAGTTCTTGCGATCACTCATTTGCCACAAATTATTAAGTTTGCCGGGCATATTATCAATGTAGAAAAAACAAGTATTGGAAAAAAGGATAATCAAAGAACTATTTCCAAAATAGACATCGTCAAGGATAAGAATCAATTTATCAATACTATTACAGAGCATTAA
- a CDS encoding NAD(+)/NADH kinase yields MKKNSKSKINSVGIILKPSYVDLYNTVIPNLINWLMRRKVTILFSKNERPRLEKILRKNIKNVNLVSDLDLFQSTDLIITLGGDGTLIGACRNINKNSPPIFGINMGTLGFITEFSKSDFHDDLNKTLNGKYTIHKHSLYQAKVIKRNKTIYKSIFVNDAVLNKHEISRMFTVNVEINDEHIYNLAGDGIIVSSPIGSTAYSLAAGGPIISPSVNSLVLTPICAHSLTHRPLVINDKGVVSLRLISKEDKVSLTLDGQNTFNIDSLMVVEISKIKGRAINLIQNPDRSYFQILREKFTLGMRN; encoded by the coding sequence ATGAAAAAGAACTCCAAGAGTAAAATCAACTCAGTAGGCATCATTTTAAAGCCAAGCTATGTTGATCTCTATAATACAGTTATTCCAAATTTAATTAATTGGTTAATGAGAAGAAAAGTCACCATTTTATTTTCAAAAAATGAGCGGCCTAGATTAGAGAAAATTCTCAGAAAAAATATCAAAAACGTAAATTTAGTAAGTGATTTAGATTTATTTCAGTCCACAGACCTTATTATCACCCTAGGAGGAGATGGCACACTCATAGGAGCTTGTCGTAATATAAACAAAAACTCTCCACCCATCTTTGGAATAAATATGGGTACACTTGGGTTTATTACTGAATTTTCTAAATCTGACTTCCATGATGATTTAAACAAAACTTTGAATGGGAAATATACAATTCATAAACATTCTCTGTATCAAGCAAAAGTCATAAAAAGAAATAAAACTATTTATAAATCAATTTTTGTAAATGATGCCGTACTTAATAAACATGAAATTTCAAGAATGTTTACCGTTAACGTAGAGATTAATGACGAACATATTTATAATCTAGCAGGAGATGGAATTATAGTAAGCTCCCCCATTGGTTCTACCGCGTACTCTCTGGCCGCTGGAGGGCCTATTATTAGTCCAAGTGTAAATTCATTGGTTCTAACACCAATTTGTGCCCACTCGTTGACGCATAGACCACTTGTCATAAATGACAAAGGGGTCGTCTCTTTGAGACTCATTTCAAAAGAAGATAAAGTTTCGCTAACTCTTGATGGACAGAACACTTTTAATATAGATTCACTAATGGTCGTTGAAATTTCTAAGATCAAAGGAAGAGCAATTAATTTAATACAAAATCCAGATCGAAGTTATTTCCAAATTTTACGTGAAAAATTCACCTTAGGAATGAGAAACTGA
- a CDS encoding PilZ domain-containing protein, translated as MSSEFLKKDPLKAIAEAVKNKEEGYSWYAFHSNIIKAELVVETIRKDRNEVVIRPLPGSIAYLQEMIAGQEYLNVCLPKSSLVFTSKIKWMNDEGKLLLSLPEKYSFSERRREERIEPNSSVLVNFKYLGNQVRKNCLDLGLGGFSIVFAKSEGQVLDRGKIIDNIEIRFNDELLEVNCKVTSILILKPYMIDRVPYAGSRVSFQFVDLTPVQKEKIEIFLKSYEEEINFISNY; from the coding sequence ATGAGTAGCGAATTTTTAAAAAAAGATCCATTAAAAGCAATAGCAGAAGCAGTGAAAAATAAGGAAGAGGGCTATTCTTGGTATGCTTTTCACAGCAATATTATAAAAGCTGAATTAGTTGTTGAGACGATTAGAAAAGACCGCAATGAAGTAGTAATCAGACCACTTCCAGGATCAATAGCATATTTGCAAGAAATGATTGCTGGCCAAGAGTATCTAAACGTTTGTTTACCAAAATCGTCACTTGTCTTTACTTCAAAGATCAAATGGATGAATGATGAAGGAAAACTTCTTCTTTCTCTTCCAGAGAAGTATTCTTTTAGTGAAAGACGTAGGGAAGAGAGGATTGAGCCTAATTCTTCGGTTCTTGTTAATTTTAAATACTTAGGGAATCAAGTAAGAAAAAACTGCTTAGATCTAGGTCTTGGAGGGTTTTCAATTGTTTTTGCAAAATCTGAAGGACAAGTACTGGATAGGGGAAAAATAATTGATAATATTGAAATTCGTTTTAATGATGAATTATTAGAAGTAAATTGCAAAGTAACAAGTATTTTAATACTTAAACCTTATATGATTGATCGTGTCCCTTACGCTGGTAGCAGAGTAAGCTTTCAATTTGTCGATTTAACACCTGTGCAAAAAGAAAAAATTGAAATCTTTCTCAAGTCTTATGAAGAAGAAATTAATTTCATTTCCAATTACTAA
- a CDS encoding glycosyltransferase family 9 protein: MSRILVINLRRNGDIFQMSHFLSSLKNRYPKSEIHLLIYSEFKSATSILNNINHIHKIDRKKILTYYKNKLFSNAFTLREFNEDLKKIRITNWDRVINYSNDHISTLLVSSLNANFKDGIYIDENHTIKYSSEWSIYLNDIIPSYKYSPISLVQTHLGVLDLEMEYFSEKIKLNPEYNQIAFSNFTKIRKKHNIPPECKFIGIQLLSSSREKDIPPNTLVDFIQLIYRSTKFFPILLIAPYENERAYANSIAKELENDPIIVEATFEALPSVIMNLDCIVTPDTSVKHLADLTDSMIIEVSTSKYTPVMYGPTRPGSLMLSHQESMEKIKAMDIFYVLNDVFSDDKLDYHFSAGITLYQMLADELGPFYKILNGQFNSQTALSILLSREFFRVYYLTHDSTYISEKNLSIIHPKVIKSWCNHQKNVSHECLKTLLSCLRVTRQMSKSNILSPNEFITKLSELLDYAESNMLIAIPVISFRAKVDSLDNNERTNLKRVETLLFTLKADIQIILNIIERTLRVIDVHKNLEIVNENRRNRETQQEN, translated from the coding sequence ATGAGTAGAATACTAGTTATCAACCTCAGAAGAAATGGCGATATTTTTCAAATGTCTCATTTTCTTAGCTCACTAAAGAATCGATATCCAAAAAGTGAAATACACCTTCTCATTTATTCTGAATTCAAAAGTGCAACCAGTATATTAAATAACATAAATCATATACATAAAATAGATCGCAAGAAAATTTTAACTTATTACAAAAACAAACTCTTTTCAAACGCTTTTACATTAAGAGAATTCAATGAGGATCTCAAAAAAATAAGAATCACCAATTGGGATAGAGTGATAAATTACTCAAATGACCATATATCAACACTTCTAGTTTCTTCATTAAATGCAAATTTTAAAGATGGAATCTATATTGATGAAAACCACACTATAAAATATTCTAGTGAATGGTCAATATATTTGAATGATATTATTCCTTCTTACAAATACTCCCCTATCTCTCTAGTTCAGACTCATCTTGGAGTATTGGATCTTGAGATGGAATATTTTTCTGAAAAAATAAAACTTAATCCAGAGTATAACCAAATTGCATTTTCAAACTTTACTAAAATAAGAAAGAAACATAATATTCCTCCAGAATGTAAATTTATTGGTATTCAACTTCTATCTTCTTCAAGAGAAAAAGATATTCCACCAAATACCTTGGTAGATTTTATACAGCTTATTTACAGATCAACTAAATTTTTCCCAATTCTCTTAATTGCACCCTACGAAAATGAAAGGGCCTATGCTAACTCAATTGCTAAAGAATTGGAAAACGATCCAATAATTGTAGAGGCGACCTTCGAGGCCCTCCCTTCAGTTATCATGAATTTAGACTGCATTGTTACTCCAGATACTTCTGTTAAACATCTTGCCGATTTGACAGATTCAATGATCATTGAAGTGTCTACTTCCAAATATACACCAGTAATGTACGGGCCAACTAGACCAGGTTCACTCATGCTCTCTCACCAAGAAAGCATGGAAAAAATAAAGGCAATGGACATTTTTTATGTTTTAAATGATGTCTTTTCTGATGATAAGCTAGACTATCACTTCTCAGCAGGAATTACACTTTATCAGATGTTAGCTGATGAGCTTGGCCCATTTTATAAAATTCTTAATGGACAGTTTAACTCACAAACTGCTTTGTCTATACTCTTATCCAGAGAATTCTTTAGAGTCTATTATCTCACTCATGATAGCACATATATTTCGGAGAAAAACTTATCCATTATACATCCTAAAGTTATAAAGTCATGGTGTAATCATCAAAAAAACGTTTCTCATGAGTGTTTAAAAACGTTGTTGTCATGTCTAAGAGTGACCAGGCAAATGTCAAAATCAAATATTTTGAGTCCAAATGAATTTATAACAAAACTATCTGAGCTATTAGACTATGCAGAAAGTAATATGCTTATTGCAATTCCTGTTATTAGTTTCAGAGCAAAAGTCGATTCATTAGATAATAATGAAAGAACTAATCTAAAGAGAGTTGAAACACTGCTCTTTACATTAAAAGCTGATATCCAAATTATCCTAAACATAATCGAAAGAACTCTAAGGGTAATAGATGTTCATAAAAACTTGGAGATTGTTAATGAAAATAGAAGAAATAGAGAGACTCAACAAGAAAACTGA
- a CDS encoding response regulator → MKDFLIIEDELLILRSLERLLKKSNHSVDTTTKGFEAINLIKKNDYDCIVCDLMLKDTTGFDVIEDVISFKGRNYIQNRFIIMTAYISEKVLEKAHSYGCEVLSKPFKDLNSALEIMKKGIKNEKELQE, encoded by the coding sequence ATGAAAGATTTCTTAATCATTGAAGATGAGTTACTTATTTTGCGTTCTTTAGAACGACTACTCAAAAAGTCAAATCATTCAGTTGACACTACAACCAAAGGTTTTGAGGCCATTAACTTAATTAAAAAAAACGATTATGATTGTATTGTTTGTGATCTTATGCTCAAGGATACAACTGGTTTTGATGTCATTGAGGATGTAATTTCATTTAAAGGAAGAAACTATATTCAAAATCGATTTATCATTATGACGGCCTATATTTCAGAGAAAGTTCTTGAAAAAGCGCACTCATATGGATGTGAAGTTCTATCTAAGCCATTCAAAGATCTCAACTCTGCACTTGAAATTATGAAAAAAGGTATAAAAAATGAAAAAGAACTCCAAGAGTAA